The following nucleotide sequence is from Gordonia jinghuaiqii.
GTGGAGTTCATCGGCGCGTAATCGAAGTTGGGCCAGTTGATCGGCGAGCCCGGGGTGTAGAACAGCGACAGGACATACGGCGGGGACTGGATGACCGCGTAGTCGCGACCCATCGACGCCTGGAACGACTTGTTGGCGAGGCCCTCCTGGAAGACCGCCGAGTTGACCTCGTTCAGGGTGATGTCGAATCCCGCAGCGCGCGCGGCGGTCTGGATCTGAACCGCCGTCTCCTTGAGATCGGGGACCGCGTTGTTGACCGTCAGCTCGAACTCGACCGGAGTCGTGATGCCGGCATTGCGCAGGATCTCCAGCGAGCGCTTCGGGTCGGTGGTGTTGTTCTCGAGCCCGTTGCCGTTGTAGTCGGGCAGGGTGTCGTTCAGGATCGACGTGATGGGGCCGAGACGTCCCTTGTAGACGTCCTTCATGATCGCGTCGTAGGGCACCGCGTGGGCGAAGGCGCGCCGGACCTCGACGTTGTCGAACGGCGCCATGGTGGTGGTCAGCGGTACGTAGACATAGGCGTTGCTCGGCACGGTGAAGATCTGCGCCGCGTCCGCGTCACGGAGCGCGACCTGGTCGGCCGGGCGCAGCTGAGTCGCGATGGAGGCGTCCCCGCTCTTGACCAGGTTCGAGCGCTGGCCCGCGTCGGCCACGACTCGCTGGACCACACGCTTGACCCCGGGCTCTCCGAGCGCATAGCCGGGGTTGGCCTCGTAGACCATCTGCTGTCCCGGCGTGTAGCTGGCCAGCTTGTATGCACCGAACCCGAAGTCCGCGTTGGTCTTCGAGTGCTCGACGCCATACGGGTCATCCGGGGTGGCGGCGGCCTGCAGGACCTCGGAGTCGTAGATCGAGTACGGCGCGTTCGACAGCAGGGACAGGAGGGTGAAACCGTGGGCCGGATCGTCGATCGAGATCGTGACGGTGGCGTCGTCGACCTTCTGGAACTGATCGGGCGTGTTGATCACCGGCGCACTGATGAACGGGACGATGCTCGTCTCCACACCGAACTTGCGCTTCATCGTGAAGATCACGTCGTCGGCGTCGAGGGCGTTGCCCGATGCACTCTTGGCCTCGGTGTTGAGGTGGAAGGTGTAGATCTTGCCGTCGGGGCTGACCTCGTAGCTCTTGGCCAGGCGGGGCTCGAACTCGAACAGTTCCTGGTGGGCCGCCAGACCGTCCTTGCCCGCCACGTACGGGTTACGGATGAGAGTGGCGCCGGTGTTCACGAAGAACTCGGCGGCCTCGTATCCGGTGGCCGATGTCTCGTAGCTGAAACTCGGAGGCTGGGCGGCGGTCACGATGACCACACCGCCGGAGGCGGAGTCCGACGACGAACCGCCACCGCAGGCGCTCAGGGTCATGGCGGCGGCGAGCGCGAGCGCGGTGCCGCTGACCAATGTGGATAGGCGTCTCATGGGAATCGAGATCTCCGTTCGTAGAAGGGGTCGAGAGAGGAATGGTTGAGCCGGGGCAGAAGTCAGGAACGCCGACGGCGAGAGACGAATGTGGTGACCTTCGATGCAGCCCACACCGAATAGGCAAGGGCGAGTACAGGGAACAGCGCAGGCCACCAGCGTCCGACGGCGGCGTCAGAGGCGCCGGCGGCGAGCATGTTCCCCCACTCGGCAGCAGGAGTGGGTATTCCGACGCCGAGGAAGCCGAGGCCGGCGCAGAAGATGATGGCCATACCGAAGATCGCCGAGGCATTCTCCAATACGGGAGCGCACGCGTTCGGGATCACATGGCGCAGGAGTATCCGGGTTTCGGATTCACCGCTCATCCGCGCCGCGGTCACGAATCCGTCTGTGCGCGTGCGTAACACCTCGGTGCGCATCAGGCGCCCCTGGAAGGGCATCACCACCAGTGCCAGCGCCAGCGCGATGACCACCGAATTGCGTCCGAAGAACGAGACGATGACCAGTCCGCCGATCATCACGGGCATGGCCTGCACCAGGTCGATCGTGCGTCCCAGGGTCGCCGCGACCATCCCGAGGGGTCCGCCTCGCGAACCGTACATGCCGGCCAGCGAGCCGATCGCGATCCCGGCCATGGTGGCCAGGAGGGTGACGCAGATGGCGATCACGATGTCGAGGCGGAACGCGGTGAGGGTTCGCGACAGGATGTCGAAGCCGTTGGCATCGGTGCCGAACCAGTGGTCACCGGTGGGCGGCGTGGAGGGGGTGCCCACGACCATCGTCGCCGACTGCGGTGCCAGCATCGGTCCGAGGATCGCCAGCAGCAGCACGATCGCGAACGGGATGAGGGGGGCGTACTCGCGCATCCTGCCGATCGCTCCGGTTCGCCGCGGGGTGTCCGGTGCCGCTTCCGAGAAAGGCGATTCCGAGAGAGCCGAGGTGTCGGAGAGGGGTGCCATCACCATGTCAGATCTCCTGGTTTCGTGAATCGCGTCGGCGGGCGTCGAGAAGGCCGGTGGCCACCTCGGTGAGGAAGTAGACGGTCAGACACAGGGCGGCGATGACCACCAGGAATGACCTGAGTGCGTAGACATCCGAGGCTCGTACCGCGTCGACGGCATACTGGCCGAGGCCGCCGAGGCCGAACAGCGATTCCAGGACGACCGCGCCGCCGAGCAGCAGTCCGAAGATCATGCCCAGCATCGCCACCGCCGACGGCAACGCCCGCCGATAGATGCTCAGCACCACCACGCGACGCGGTGCACCCGAGGCGATGCGGAACCGTGTTGCCGGGCTGTCGATTTCGGTGTCAAGAGCCAGAACCAGTGACTTGACCAGGATGGCGGTGTGCGCGACCACCATGACTGCGACGGGCAGGATCAGGTGCGAGATGTACGAGTCGGCCGCCGCGGTGTCACCGGCGAGGAACGCATCGAAGATCGGGAATCCGGTGACCTGCGCCGGCGGCATGAGGATCGGGTCCAGGCGTCCCGACGGCGCCGGCACCCACGCCAGTGTCGCGAAGAAGACGAACAGGAACAGGATTCCGACCACGTACTCGGGGATCGCGCCCGCCGAACTGGCGTAGGACCGGAGCACTCGGGCGAACCGGGAGGTCGGACGGGTGACGATCAGGTACGACATCGGCAAGCTGATCAGACAGGCGAAGAACAGCCCGGTGCCGATGAGTTCGAGTGTCGCCGGAACACGGGTGGCCATGTCCTCGGCCACCGGCCGTCCGGTGGCGATCGAGCTGCCCAGATCAACGCCCAGCAGACCGGTGAGGTAGTCCCAGAACTGGGATACCAGAGAACCGTTGAGCCCGTAGCTCTCCCGCGCCTTCTCCAGCGCTTCGCCGCTCAGTTGCCCGCCGGAGGCCGAGACGAGTGGGTCGCCGGGAATCAACTGGACGAGAAAGAAGGCCGCGACCACGAAGATGAGGAAGTTGACGAGGGCCCGGCCCGCGGCACGTCCGATCCAGGCCCACTCGAACAGCCGCGCCATGACGGCCGATCCGCCCGAACCCGGCGCACCGACACTACCGGCCCCGCCGTCACCGACTGCAGTCAATGCAAGTCTGGTGTCGATGTCGTTTGCTTGGATGGTCACTCGATCCCTCCCCGGGAACTCGATCTGATGAGTGCAGATCCTGTTGGCGGTTTGTTTCCAAACCCGCGTCTTCCGGTGACTGATCAATTGCGCGGGTTCACAATCAATCAGGAACACGCGTTTGCACAGGTCAGAAGGCCCTGCGTCCTGGTCTCCGAGGATTTTGCGCCGGATGTGACGCTGGCTACTCGCAACTCGAAACGGCGGGAGAGCTCTTAGACTCACCGGTCATAAGCGTTTCCTTGCTCTGTTACCCAGATCGGAGGTGACGTTTGATGACGACACCACCCCCACATCACCCCCGCTCGCGCGGCGGCTCCGCGCGCGGCCGGCAGGTGTCCTCCCGTCGTGTCCGCGATCTCATCCTCGCCTCTATTCGCAACGGCACCATCGACATCGATGCACAACTCGTCGAGGAGGACCTGATGATCATGTTCAACTCGAGCCGCGGATCGGTGCGAGCGGCGCTCAACGAGTTGAGTGAGGCCGGCGTCGTGATCCGCAGGCCACGCATCGGAACGCGTGTCAATCGGCGCGATCTCGGTGTGGCACTGGGGGATGTGTCGGGGACCGGTGGCGAGCAGGTTCAGATCCAGGTCACCGATCAGTGCATCGTCCCGACGTTTCCACTCATCAGGTCGAGACTCCGCATCGACGACGACGTCGTCCGTCTCGTGGAGAACTCCTTCATCGCGCGTGGGGAGATCATCGGCATGCGCAGCGCGTACTTCTCCCCCCGATTCACCGCGGACCCCAATCTTCTACGCGGCAAACCCATGTCGATGGCACGAACGCTCGCGGAGTTCTTCGGGGTCGCGCCCGGGGGCGCCTCGGTGTCGATCGGTGCCGAGAGCGCCGACGAGCGGACTGCGCGCCTCCTTGATGTTCGGTCGGGAGACACGTTGCTCTCGCGCGAGATCCTCTACACCACCGCCGACGGCACACCTCTGGAGATCGTCTTCGACCGGTTCCGCGCGGATCGGGTGCGCTTCGAGTCACAAGTGGACAACTCGGATGTGACATGGTTCCCGGAGGCCAATTCCGCTCCGGCCGCGCACGAATCGGCTACTTCGGGGACGATCGCGCACGATCCGGACGGTTCACCTCCCGCCGATCTCGCGCAATCTGGGTGAAATGAACGGTTGACGATTCGGCAATGTCGCCCCCGCACGCTGCATTCAAACGCAACACGCGACATTCGAAGGGGAAGACCGTGATCGTTTCGGTAGTGGCAGGCAACCCGAAGCCTGCATCGAGAACATTGTCCGCGGCCTGTCTGCTGGCCACGAACCTCACCGGCAAGAAACCCGATCACGTCGTCGACGTGGTCGACCTCGGTGCGGGGCTCCTCGGTTGGGGCGACGCAGGGGTGTCAGCGGCTGTCGAGATCGTCGGTAACAGCGACCTCGTGGTCTTCGCGTCACCGACCTTCAAAGCCACCTACACCGGGCTCCTGAAGCTGTTCCTCGACCAGTTCTCCACCAGCGACGGTCTGCAGGACGTCACCGCCATCCCGCTCATGCTGGGTGCCGGACCGGCGCACTACATGGCACCGGACCTGCTCCTCAAGCCCGTGCTCGTCGAACTCGGCGCCACTGTCCCGGCAGCAGGCCTGTACGTCGTCGACAAGCTGCACGACGACTCCGAAGCCTTTCAACCGTGGATAGATCGGTGGGGCCGCATCGTGCTGGCGTCGGCGAACGTGCCCGTCACGGCGGGCGACCGATGAGCACGACGATGACGCCGACCGCCGATCTGGATCCGGCCGAACTGCGAAACGCCTTCGGCGCCTTCCCCACCGGTGTGGTCGCACTGGCCGGCATGTCCGACACCGTGGCGACGGTGCTGGTCGCGTCCTCGTTCGCCGTGGGTGTCTCGCAGGATCCGCCACTGGTCATGTTCGCGGTGCAGCAGAGCTCCACCACCTGGCCGACACTGAAAGATCTACCCACCCTGGGCGTCTCCGTTCTGGGCGAGAGTCACACCGAGGTCATCCGCCAGCTCTCGTCGAAGGACAAGACGCAACGGTTCACCGGGGTGGCGACGACGGTACTTCCCGGCGGCGCAGTGCTTCTCGACGATGCGCCGGTTCACTTCGAGTGTGCGATCGAGAGTTCGCACACGGCGGGCGACCACGAGATAGTGGTCCTCCGCGTCGTCGGACTCGCCAACGATCACTCCAAACAACCCATCATCTTCCACCGCTCGGCGTTCGCGCGGCTGAGCGCCTGAGGGTGTGGGCGCCCCAGCAGGTAGGCGTCTGAGAGGAGTAATGGCCACCCGGTGGGTGAGCGGCTGTTCAGGGCTTTCCCTGTACCCTGAACCGGGCCATCCGCGACGAAAGACACCACCATGAACCCACCGGTCACCCTTGAGGCAGAGAACGCCATCGCCGACATCGCCCGGCGTCACGGCCTGTCACGCGATGCCGTGCTGGCCATGCTGCTGGCCGTCAACAACGGCGGTGGCACCATGGCGCAGTTCACTATTCCCGAACTGGGCGGATCCGGACAGTGGATGCGCGGCGGCATGACCATGGTGGGCGACATGTTCAACCACTCGCTGAAGTCCCGGGTCGACTCACTGTGCAACGAGCTGTCGAACGTGCTGGCCACCATCAGCATCTTCCCCCCTGCGCCGGCCCATTCGACGGGTTCTGCACCCAACGGCGGCGGTTTCCCCTCCAACAACTGGTGGCCGGCCGACCTCGGCGTACCCAGCTCGACCGGCGGGCAGAACGACGTCCGGTACGCGATCTTCCCGGCCACGCGCCGGCTCGCGATCCAGGTCGGCGGTGTCACCCGGGTGTTCGACACCGCCGATCATCAGATCGGTGGCGTCCAGCAGCAACAGGGGTCGGGCTACGGTTCGGTGAGCTTCTCCAGCCAGTACGGGACATTCGACGTCTCCGGCCTCCGGGAGCTCGGTGCCCAGCAGATCACCGAGACGCCGGTGGCGGCGCCCGCACCCCGACATGCGGCGGCCCAGTCCCCAGACCTCCAGTCCCCAAACCCCCAGTCCTCCAACACCCAGTCGCCGTCCGCTTCGGAACCGACGCCCAACGACCCGGCCGCCATCGTGGCGGCCATCGAGTCGCTGGCGAACCTGCACCAGCGAGGCATCCTGTCCGACGACGAGTTCACCTCCAAGAAGGCGGAGCTGCTCGCCCGGCTCTGACGGGTCAGCGACCGCCCGGAGCTTTCGCGGCTGCGACTCCCGCACGCCACCCGGGCGCACCTCCGCCACCGGGCGGGTGAACCGAGGCCGCGTCGATCCCAGATCGCTCGAGTAGCCACGCGATCAACGAGTTCGAGTTCCACATGTCCCCGACACCCAGCGCGTCGCGGCCCCACGTGAAGCGCGGCACGTCCCCCACCATGCGCACCAGCGCCGACGCCACCTCCTCACCCACCGACCAGGCCACCGGACCGTCCACCGCCCACTCGCGATCGGGAATCATCCCGCCGGCCCAGCACCGCACCTCGTACCGGAACAGCGGGCACCATCCGAGGTTCGCGAGCCCGACGGATCCGGTGGCGACGACGCCACGCTCGCCGGGCGGCACTCCCCACGCGGGGGCCATCTCGATGACGTGATTCGTCTCTCCGACACGCACTTCCAGCGCACTGTGGAACAGCTGCCGTGGCCGACGATGTTCGCGCCGCGCCGAGACGGACTCCCACCAGCCACTCGTGCGCACCACGACTCGGCCACCGGCGCCGACCGGCAGCCACCACAGGAACACATTCGGTTCGGGTGCCGTCATGAGGTCAGTCTGCACGTCCCGCGGGCGCACATCGACTGAAGATCCATATGACCTTGTGGTCGCCATCCGAGCACAGCGTCATACGGGCCTACCGGTGCGCGTACGTGGCGTTGCCCAGAAAGTGGCCCAGGCGTTGCCTTTTGGCGTCCAGATACCGGACGTTCGACGACGTGACCCCCACGACGAGCGACACCCGTTCGGTCACCTCGATCCCGGCATCGGTGAGGCCGCGGACCTTGTCCGGATTGTTGGTCATCACCCGCGCGCGTTGGATTCCCAGATCGGTGAGGATCGCTGCGGCCGCACCGTATTCGCGACCGTCGACGGGCTCGTCGAGTTCGAGGTTGGCCTCCACGGTGTCGAGCCCCTGATCCTGGAGACGGTAGGCGGCCAGCTTCTGGAGCAACCCGATGCCGCGACCTTCGTGCCCGCGCAGGTAGACGAGCACGCCGCCCTCGTTCCCGATTCGTTCGAGGGCTGCATCCAGCTGAGGCCCGCACTCGCATCGCTGCGACGAGAATGCCTCACCGGTAAGGCATTCCGAGTGCACCCGGACCAGAACGGAGTCCTTGTGGAGACTCCTGCCGCCGATCGGGTCGCTGATCAGGGCGATGTGCTCGGCGCCGGTCTCGGTGTCGCGGTAACCGATGGCACGCAGTTCACCGGCCGGGGTCGGCAGTACCGTCTCGGCGCCCCGCCGGACACGAGGCGCCACCGACCAGCTCTGCGCGTCGTGCATGCGCCGGTAGTTGACCAGTTCTTCGATGGTCAGCACGGGTAACCCCATCCGCGATCCCAAAGCGGCGACCTGCGGATAACGCATCATCGAGCCGTCGTCGGCGACGAGTTCGGCGATGACACCCACCGGCGCGATGTCGGCCAGCGCGCACAGGTCGACGGCGGCCTCGGTGTGACCGGGACGTTCCAGCACGCCACCGGGACGGGCCCGCAACGGCAGCACGTGC
It contains:
- a CDS encoding ABC transporter substrate-binding protein, with the translated sequence MRRLSTLVSGTALALAAAMTLSACGGGSSSDSASGGVVIVTAAQPPSFSYETSATGYEAAEFFVNTGATLIRNPYVAGKDGLAAHQELFEFEPRLAKSYEVSPDGKIYTFHLNTEAKSASGNALDADDVIFTMKRKFGVETSIVPFISAPVINTPDQFQKVDDATVTISIDDPAHGFTLLSLLSNAPYSIYDSEVLQAAATPDDPYGVEHSKTNADFGFGAYKLASYTPGQQMVYEANPGYALGEPGVKRVVQRVVADAGQRSNLVKSGDASIATQLRPADQVALRDADAAQIFTVPSNAYVYVPLTTTMAPFDNVEVRRAFAHAVPYDAIMKDVYKGRLGPITSILNDTLPDYNGNGLENNTTDPKRSLEILRNAGITTPVEFELTVNNAVPDLKETAVQIQTAARAAGFDITLNEVNSAVFQEGLANKSFQASMGRDYAVIQSPPYVLSLFYTPGSPINWPNFDYAPMNSTVAAGNAAGDPLGAPAWAKWNEAERILQDQMPTVYIGYVQPLNAFANGLEGYAFRTDSVIDYSELKP
- a CDS encoding ABC transporter permease — translated: MVMAPLSDTSALSESPFSEAAPDTPRRTGAIGRMREYAPLIPFAIVLLLAILGPMLAPQSATMVVGTPSTPPTGDHWFGTDANGFDILSRTLTAFRLDIVIAICVTLLATMAGIAIGSLAGMYGSRGGPLGMVAATLGRTIDLVQAMPVMIGGLVIVSFFGRNSVVIALALALVVMPFQGRLMRTEVLRTRTDGFVTAARMSGESETRILLRHVIPNACAPVLENASAIFGMAIIFCAGLGFLGVGIPTPAAEWGNMLAAGASDAAVGRWWPALFPVLALAYSVWAASKVTTFVSRRRRS
- a CDS encoding ABC transporter permease, which produces MTIQANDIDTRLALTAVGDGGAGSVGAPGSGGSAVMARLFEWAWIGRAAGRALVNFLIFVVAAFFLVQLIPGDPLVSASGGQLSGEALEKARESYGLNGSLVSQFWDYLTGLLGVDLGSSIATGRPVAEDMATRVPATLELIGTGLFFACLISLPMSYLIVTRPTSRFARVLRSYASSAGAIPEYVVGILFLFVFFATLAWVPAPSGRLDPILMPPAQVTGFPIFDAFLAGDTAAADSYISHLILPVAVMVVAHTAILVKSLVLALDTEIDSPATRFRIASGAPRRVVVLSIYRRALPSAVAMLGMIFGLLLGGAVVLESLFGLGGLGQYAVDAVRASDVYALRSFLVVIAALCLTVYFLTEVATGLLDARRRDSRNQEI
- a CDS encoding GntR family transcriptional regulator, giving the protein MTTPPPHHPRSRGGSARGRQVSSRRVRDLILASIRNGTIDIDAQLVEEDLMIMFNSSRGSVRAALNELSEAGVVIRRPRIGTRVNRRDLGVALGDVSGTGGEQVQIQVTDQCIVPTFPLIRSRLRIDDDVVRLVENSFIARGEIIGMRSAYFSPRFTADPNLLRGKPMSMARTLAEFFGVAPGGASVSIGAESADERTARLLDVRSGDTLLSREILYTTADGTPLEIVFDRFRADRVRFESQVDNSDVTWFPEANSAPAAHESATSGTIAHDPDGSPPADLAQSG
- a CDS encoding NADPH-dependent FMN reductase; its protein translation is MIVSVVAGNPKPASRTLSAACLLATNLTGKKPDHVVDVVDLGAGLLGWGDAGVSAAVEIVGNSDLVVFASPTFKATYTGLLKLFLDQFSTSDGLQDVTAIPLMLGAGPAHYMAPDLLLKPVLVELGATVPAAGLYVVDKLHDDSEAFQPWIDRWGRIVLASANVPVTAGDR
- a CDS encoding flavin reductase family protein, translating into MTPTADLDPAELRNAFGAFPTGVVALAGMSDTVATVLVASSFAVGVSQDPPLVMFAVQQSSTTWPTLKDLPTLGVSVLGESHTEVIRQLSSKDKTQRFTGVATTVLPGGAVLLDDAPVHFECAIESSHTAGDHEIVVLRVVGLANDHSKQPIIFHRSAFARLSA
- a CDS encoding SHOCT domain-containing protein; amino-acid sequence: MNPPVTLEAENAIADIARRHGLSRDAVLAMLLAVNNGGGTMAQFTIPELGGSGQWMRGGMTMVGDMFNHSLKSRVDSLCNELSNVLATISIFPPAPAHSTGSAPNGGGFPSNNWWPADLGVPSSTGGQNDVRYAIFPATRRLAIQVGGVTRVFDTADHQIGGVQQQQGSGYGSVSFSSQYGTFDVSGLRELGAQQITETPVAAPAPRHAAAQSPDLQSPNPQSSNTQSPSASEPTPNDPAAIVAAIESLANLHQRGILSDDEFTSKKAELLARL
- the ribB gene encoding 3,4-dihydroxy-2-butanone-4-phosphate synthase; the encoded protein is MNAVENAIDALRAGRPVLVTDAADRENEGDVILAADRVTTEWTAWTVRNTSGLLCAPMTGERADMLELPAMVIDNEDPKGTAYTVTVDAAEGVTTGISAADRAHTLRMLAAAASGPRDFTRPGHVLPLRARPGGVLERPGHTEAAVDLCALADIAPVGVIAELVADDGSMMRYPQVAALGSRMGLPVLTIEELVNYRRMHDAQSWSVAPRVRRGAETVLPTPAGELRAIGYRDTETGAEHIALISDPIGGRSLHKDSVLVRVHSECLTGEAFSSQRCECGPQLDAALERIGNEGGVLVYLRGHEGRGIGLLQKLAAYRLQDQGLDTVEANLELDEPVDGREYGAAAAILTDLGIQRARVMTNNPDKVRGLTDAGIEVTERVSLVVGVTSSNVRYLDAKRQRLGHFLGNATYAHR